From Pararhodobacter zhoushanensis, the proteins below share one genomic window:
- a CDS encoding GSCFA domain-containing protein — protein MNPYKSVPEKGYWKQAIANRSPFDVTELWDPKFRIPRRAPIVTFGSCFAQHFAKALLKRDMNWFDAEPAPAAISDGLAVSFGYRTFSARTANIYTPSLLLQWLRWAFGDAEVPTEVWQKGDRFVDPFRPRIEPDGFDSPETVVHLRNQTLAALRDCVTKAKVFVFTLGLTESWFHKDGYEYPMCPGTAGGSFDGAQHVFVNQRFAQVHGALEQAIALMRRHNPRLTVLLTVSPVPLVATNSGEHVLVATMQSKSLLRSVAWEVSASHDFVDYFPSYEIINAPSFKGMFFEPDQRSVNPVGVDFVMRSFFDARERKFGPDALPASRRAPTDKDKAPAISEGATKRRDADVVCEEEVLAAFGPRG, from the coding sequence GTGAATCCGTATAAAAGCGTTCCCGAAAAAGGCTACTGGAAACAGGCAATTGCCAACCGCTCGCCGTTTGACGTTACCGAATTGTGGGATCCCAAGTTCCGCATCCCCCGTCGCGCGCCGATTGTTACCTTCGGCTCTTGCTTCGCCCAGCATTTCGCCAAGGCATTGCTCAAGCGCGACATGAACTGGTTTGACGCCGAACCGGCCCCGGCTGCGATCAGCGACGGGCTGGCGGTGAGCTTCGGTTATCGCACCTTTTCCGCCCGCACGGCCAACATCTATACGCCCTCGCTGTTGCTGCAGTGGTTGCGCTGGGCCTTTGGCGACGCTGAGGTTCCCACCGAAGTCTGGCAAAAGGGTGATCGCTTTGTCGATCCCTTCCGCCCGCGTATCGAACCCGACGGGTTCGACAGCCCCGAAACCGTGGTACATCTGCGCAACCAGACGCTGGCGGCGCTGCGTGACTGCGTCACCAAGGCCAAGGTCTTTGTCTTTACGCTGGGGCTGACGGAAAGCTGGTTTCACAAGGACGGCTACGAATACCCCATGTGCCCCGGCACGGCAGGCGGCAGCTTCGACGGCGCGCAGCATGTCTTTGTCAACCAGCGCTTTGCCCAAGTGCATGGGGCGCTGGAGCAAGCCATCGCGCTGATGCGTCGCCACAACCCTCGGCTTACGGTGTTGCTGACAGTGTCGCCCGTGCCGCTGGTTGCCACCAACAGTGGCGAGCATGTGCTGGTCGCCACGATGCAAAGCAAATCCTTGCTGCGCTCGGTCGCGTGGGAGGTCTCGGCCAGCCACGATTTCGTCGACTACTTCCCCAGTTACGAAATCATCAACGCCCCCTCGTTCAAGGGCATGTTCTTTGAGCCTGACCAACGTTCGGTGAACCCTGTGGGTGTCGATTTCGTCATGCGCAGCTTCTTTGACGCCCGCGAACGCAAGTTCGGCCCCGACGCTCTGCCCGCGTCACGCCGCGCGCCGACTGACAAGGACAAGGCCCCGGCGATTTCCGAAGGGGCGACCAAACGGCGCGACGCCGATGTCGTGTGTGAGGAAGAGGTGCTGGCCGCCTTTGGTCCGCGCGGATGA
- a CDS encoding transglutaminase-like domain-containing protein: MGEVRHLAPGEVLDERGESPLFIILDGRLAGARDWFGPGNHFGPTGQTLQAVDLPARVWVTDTSSAAWATPQGRTLRRALTQALIAADVAESNATPPESLPDPETLCDYDHPAIRRQAARLRRASPASTAEAILKFVHSFPYRFGAWQERASDTLERRVGMCTTKSNLQVALMRAAGLEAGFAEVPMSTSVLGKLMPAGWLALQRPTVRHYFAAVKLGGRWHGADSSYDVASYRIYLEMFPWMAHREEPTLSEGHPYMPALEIQHADLFDITVVPAITAEMGKKSRFLTRHFEALNTRMDRARGAQLRWAREAAGLSTPAESAVENEVRA; this comes from the coding sequence ATGGGTGAGGTTCGCCACCTCGCACCGGGCGAAGTGCTGGATGAACGCGGTGAATCGCCGCTGTTTATCATTCTGGATGGCCGTCTGGCCGGGGCCCGCGACTGGTTTGGTCCGGGGAATCACTTTGGCCCCACCGGCCAGACCCTGCAGGCCGTCGATCTGCCGGCGCGCGTCTGGGTTACCGACACCTCGTCCGCAGCCTGGGCCACGCCGCAGGGTCGCACGCTGCGCCGTGCGCTGACGCAGGCGCTGATTGCTGCCGATGTGGCCGAGTCGAACGCGACCCCGCCCGAGTCGCTGCCGGACCCCGAAACCCTGTGCGATTACGATCACCCGGCGATTCGCCGGCAAGCCGCGCGCCTGCGCCGGGCTTCGCCCGCCAGCACCGCCGAGGCGATTCTGAAGTTTGTCCATTCCTTCCCGTACCGTTTCGGCGCCTGGCAAGAGCGCGCCTCCGATACGCTGGAGCGCCGCGTTGGCATGTGTACCACCAAGAGCAACCTGCAGGTCGCGCTGATGCGCGCCGCCGGTCTTGAAGCGGGGTTCGCCGAAGTGCCGATGTCGACCTCGGTTCTGGGCAAGCTGATGCCCGCTGGCTGGCTGGCCCTGCAGCGCCCGACCGTGCGCCACTACTTCGCGGCGGTGAAACTGGGCGGTCGCTGGCATGGGGCCGATTCGTCCTATGACGTCGCCAGCTACCGCATCTATCTGGAAATGTTCCCGTGGATGGCGCATCGCGAAGAGCCGACGCTGTCTGAGGGGCATCCCTACATGCCCGCGCTGGAAATCCAGCATGCAGACCTGTTCGACATCACCGTGGTGCCCGCGATCACCGCCGAGATGGGCAAGAAGAGCCGGTTCCTGACCCGCCATTTCGAGGCGCTGAACACCCGCATGGATCGTGCGCGGGGCGCGCAGTTGCGCTGGGCGCGTGAGGCTGCCGGCCTTTCGACCCCGGCTGAGTCGGCTGTCGAGAACGAGGTTCGTGCATGA
- a CDS encoding ABC transporter ATP-binding protein, whose protein sequence is MSLLTLENVTLKFGGVTAVNNLSMSVNEGEVFALVGPNGAGKSTVFNMISRFYRPFNGKITFDGQNLLDRRPNEVASLGIARTFQNIELFDHATVLQNLLVGRHRHRKTTLVEEILFMGRTRSEERKHRLAVEEVIEFLDLQAYRDKMIMGLPYGVRKVVELARALATKPRLLLLDEPASGLSVEETQDMRWWIDDIRRQMGITVVMVEHDMGLVSKVCDRVLALADGAKLAEGTPTEVQSHPAVIEAYLGTSAISKTANAKGERV, encoded by the coding sequence ATGAGCCTTTTGACACTGGAGAACGTGACGCTGAAATTCGGCGGCGTGACGGCGGTGAACAACCTGTCGATGTCGGTCAATGAGGGCGAGGTTTTCGCGCTGGTCGGGCCGAACGGCGCGGGGAAATCCACCGTGTTCAACATGATCTCGCGGTTCTACCGGCCGTTTAACGGCAAGATCACCTTTGACGGCCAGAACCTGCTGGACCGCCGCCCGAACGAGGTGGCGAGTCTGGGCATCGCGCGGACCTTCCAGAACATCGAACTGTTCGATCACGCCACGGTCCTGCAGAACCTGCTGGTCGGTCGCCACCGCCACCGCAAGACCACGCTGGTGGAAGAGATCCTGTTCATGGGCCGCACCCGCTCGGAAGAGCGCAAGCACCGGCTGGCGGTCGAGGAGGTGATCGAGTTCCTCGATCTGCAGGCCTACCGCGACAAGATGATCATGGGCCTGCCCTACGGCGTGCGCAAAGTGGTCGAACTGGCGCGCGCGCTGGCCACCAAACCGCGGCTCTTGCTGCTGGACGAGCCGGCCTCGGGCCTGTCGGTCGAGGAAACGCAGGACATGCGCTGGTGGATCGACGACATCCGCCGGCAGATGGGCATCACCGTGGTGATGGTGGAGCATGACATGGGGCTGGTTTCCAAGGTCTGCGACCGGGTGCTGGCACTGGCTGACGGTGCGAAACTGGCCGAGGGAACGCCAACCGAGGTGCAATCGCATCCAGCGGTGATCGAGGCTTACTTGGGCACCTCGGCCATCTCGAAAACCGCGAATGCGAAAGGGGAGCGGGTATGA
- a CDS encoding phosphopantothenoylcysteine decarboxylase domain-containing protein, with amino-acid sequence MSLYDWDFRAPTPSTMGDHDVPRASDRLEGRRIALLVTGGIAAMKAPEIARGLRRHGASVTAFASEDALRYVARDALEWATLGPVVSALTWKAEHLSDGAPFDAYLVAPATHSTIAKIAHGIGDTVVTSTMISALGRMEQGRCQVLIAPTMHGTMHNSQLVDNAQRLAAQGVKMIAPRDAYGKHNLPDTETLCIAVGRALSTSPLRRRKIMVTAGPTPVPIDGVRRIVNRFRGRLGAQVAEELIWRGADAELILGDGAWRPNAPIPMTITRTYDEYRDMVVARCKAGMWAGVFSAGVADYRPKVAVQGKIASGQATYMLEMEPTEKVIDMAMAADPRMHTVAFKYLEGVSEEELIRVAGQRLDRAGLVVATRGEDTRGTDQRALMVRADGVTPIENKRAIANAIADHLEGLTGNVAMMKAAE; translated from the coding sequence ATGAGCCTTTACGATTGGGACTTCCGCGCGCCGACGCCCTCGACGATGGGCGATCATGACGTGCCGCGGGCCTCGGACCGGCTGGAAGGGCGGCGCATCGCCCTTCTGGTCACCGGGGGCATTGCTGCGATGAAAGCGCCCGAGATTGCCCGCGGGCTGCGGCGGCACGGGGCCAGCGTCACTGCCTTCGCCAGCGAAGACGCTTTGCGCTACGTCGCGCGGGATGCGCTGGAATGGGCGACGCTGGGGCCGGTTGTCTCGGCGCTGACCTGGAAGGCCGAGCATCTGAGCGACGGCGCGCCCTTCGACGCGTATCTGGTCGCCCCGGCGACGCATTCCACCATCGCCAAGATCGCGCACGGGATCGGCGACACCGTCGTCACCTCGACGATGATCTCGGCGCTGGGCCGGATGGAGCAGGGGCGCTGTCAGGTGCTGATCGCGCCAACGATGCACGGCACCATGCACAACAGCCAGCTGGTCGACAACGCCCAGCGGCTGGCGGCGCAGGGTGTCAAGATGATCGCGCCGCGCGACGCCTACGGCAAGCATAACCTGCCGGATACCGAAACGCTGTGCATTGCCGTGGGGCGTGCGCTGAGCACCTCGCCGCTGCGGCGCCGCAAGATCATGGTTACCGCTGGTCCGACCCCGGTGCCCATCGACGGCGTGCGCCGCATCGTCAACCGCTTCCGCGGCCGTCTGGGCGCGCAGGTGGCCGAGGAACTGATCTGGCGCGGCGCGGATGCCGAGCTGATTCTGGGCGATGGTGCGTGGCGACCCAACGCACCGATCCCGATGACCATCACCCGCACCTACGACGAATACCGCGACATGGTTGTGGCGCGGTGCAAGGCGGGAATGTGGGCGGGCGTGTTCTCGGCTGGCGTGGCGGATTACCGGCCCAAGGTTGCGGTTCAGGGCAAGATCGCCTCGGGTCAGGCGACCTATATGCTGGAAATGGAGCCGACCGAGAAGGTCATCGACATGGCGATGGCCGCGGATCCCCGGATGCACACGGTCGCTTTCAAGTATCTTGAGGGTGTCAGCGAGGAAGAGCTGATCCGGGTCGCTGGCCAACGTCTGGACCGCGCCGGTCTGGTTGTCGCCACCCGTGGCGAAGACACGCGTGGCACCGACCAGCGCGCGCTGATGGTGCGGGCCGATGGTGTGACGCCTATCGAGAACAAGCGCGCGATCGCCAACGCGATTGCCGACCACCTCGAGGGGCTGACCGGCAACGTGGCGATGATGAAAGCCGCCGAATAA
- a CDS encoding site-specific DNA-methyltransferase has protein sequence MATKTRDAAAEKLPLDQILAGDCIDIMNSLPEGSVDLIFADPPYNLQLKGSLHRPDNSAVDAVTDHWDQFASFAAYDSFTRAWLKAARRLLKPDGAIWVIGSYHNIFRVGAALQDAGYWVLNDVIWRKSNPMPNFKGKRLTNAHETMIWASKAETSKYTFNYEALKALNEGIQMRSDWVLPICTGHERLKDANGDKAHPTQKPESLLHRVIVGSTNPGDVVLDPFFGTGTTGAVSKMLGRHFIGIEREESYRKVATARLDKVRKLDASALETSTSKRSEPRVPFGQLVERGMLRPGEMLVSPRGKAAKVRVDGSLVSAEHRGSIHQVGALLEGAPSCNGWTYWQFKRDGQLIPIDILRQQIRTEMARDA, from the coding sequence ATGGCAACGAAGACCCGGGATGCGGCAGCTGAGAAGCTTCCGCTCGACCAAATTCTTGCGGGCGATTGCATTGATATCATGAACTCGTTGCCTGAGGGCAGCGTGGACCTGATCTTTGCAGACCCGCCGTATAACCTTCAATTGAAGGGTTCTCTCCACCGGCCGGATAACTCGGCCGTGGACGCAGTGACCGACCACTGGGACCAGTTCGCAAGTTTTGCGGCCTATGACAGCTTTACCCGTGCCTGGCTGAAAGCCGCGCGCAGGTTGCTGAAACCCGATGGCGCGATCTGGGTGATCGGCAGTTACCACAACATTTTCCGCGTTGGTGCGGCGTTGCAGGATGCCGGTTACTGGGTGCTGAATGATGTCATCTGGCGCAAGTCGAACCCGATGCCCAACTTCAAGGGCAAGCGGCTGACCAATGCGCATGAAACGATGATCTGGGCATCCAAGGCCGAGACGTCGAAATACACCTTTAATTACGAAGCGCTTAAAGCGCTGAATGAAGGTATTCAGATGCGTTCGGATTGGGTTTTGCCAATCTGCACCGGCCATGAGCGTCTGAAAGACGCCAATGGCGACAAAGCGCATCCGACGCAAAAACCGGAATCGCTGCTGCACCGCGTTATCGTTGGCAGCACCAATCCCGGCGATGTCGTGCTGGACCCGTTCTTTGGCACGGGCACCACGGGGGCCGTGTCCAAGATGCTGGGCCGTCATTTCATCGGCATCGAGCGCGAAGAAAGCTATCGCAAGGTCGCTACGGCGCGTCTGGACAAGGTGCGCAAACTGGATGCGTCGGCGCTGGAAACCTCGACCTCGAAACGCTCCGAGCCGCGCGTTCCCTTCGGCCAGCTGGTCGAGCGTGGGATGCTGCGTCCGGGTGAAATGCTGGTCTCGCCGCGTGGCAAGGCCGCAAAGGTGCGCGTCGATGGCTCGCTGGTTTCGGCTGAGCATCGCGGTTCGATCCACCAGGTCGGTGCCTTGCTGGAAGGCGCGCCCTCTTGCAACGGCTGGACCTACTGGCAGTTCAAACGCGACGGCCAGTTGATTCCGATCGATATACTGCGTCAGCAGATCCGGACCGAAATGGCCCGCGACGCCTGA
- a CDS encoding branched-chain amino acid ABC transporter permease, which translates to MEVMQLLLSGLANGCVYGLVALGFVLIYKATEAVNFAQGDFMMLGAFVMIGLVNPQYMGMNFWLAVPVALLIMAALGYLLDLTILRFMFGQSQTAVVILTIALGFVIRFVAGVIWGHEPQSLHSPLALGDVRAGGVVLSLADISVIVVTLLMTVLLWQFFQRTKLGLAMQAASQNQMAAYYMGIPVKRVQGAVWALAGVVACVAGILYASKGTLDISSGFIGIKAFAAAVIGGFGSLPGALMGGLIVGLIEPFAARYFPTGYSQIAPYALLILVLVFRPNGLFAQVRVKKV; encoded by the coding sequence ATGGAAGTGATGCAACTGCTGTTGAGCGGTCTCGCGAACGGCTGCGTTTATGGCTTGGTGGCGCTGGGTTTCGTACTCATCTACAAGGCGACCGAAGCCGTGAATTTCGCCCAGGGCGACTTCATGATGCTCGGCGCATTTGTGATGATCGGCTTGGTCAATCCACAATATATGGGGATGAATTTCTGGTTGGCGGTACCAGTAGCGCTGCTGATCATGGCGGCGCTTGGGTATCTGCTTGATCTCACCATCCTGCGATTCATGTTCGGACAGAGCCAGACAGCGGTGGTGATCCTGACCATCGCGCTGGGCTTCGTGATCCGTTTCGTCGCCGGGGTGATCTGGGGCCACGAGCCGCAGAGCCTGCATTCGCCCCTCGCCTTGGGCGACGTGCGCGCCGGGGGAGTCGTGCTCAGTCTGGCGGATATTTCAGTGATCGTTGTGACGCTGCTGATGACGGTGCTGCTCTGGCAATTTTTCCAGCGGACGAAATTAGGGCTTGCCATGCAAGCTGCGTCGCAGAATCAGATGGCTGCCTATTATATGGGCATTCCGGTAAAACGTGTGCAAGGCGCGGTCTGGGCACTGGCCGGAGTCGTCGCCTGCGTGGCGGGAATCCTCTACGCGTCGAAGGGGACGCTGGATATTTCGTCCGGCTTCATTGGAATCAAGGCCTTTGCCGCCGCCGTCATCGGGGGATTCGGCAGCCTTCCCGGTGCCTTGATGGGCGGTCTTATCGTCGGCCTGATCGAGCCTTTCGCCGCCCGCTACTTCCCCACCGGCTATTCGCAGATCGCTCCTTACGCGCTGCTCATCCTCGTCCTGGTGTTCCGCCCCAACGGGTTGTTCGCGCAGGTGCGCGTGAAAAAGGTCTGA
- a CDS encoding winged helix-turn-helix domain-containing protein has product MDTTSVSDISLTRIGSRAIVLGIAAIVLILALAAVLLFLNLPDTNEFNARVLQIFNENADLTGNAELRLLEILAQSGTTFAEVLVSYRGVIFVLILFASLLLITSLVLVLALIALNRKLAQVQKTGIQVSSLVISRAERKVYINDLEFNLTEAAVEAIAVLAEARMDGEMLTGTQLESVISGRRESDCEEAAGATRIKRLRDSLGNQMVSELLVRNIARQGYMLAVEKDVIRMI; this is encoded by the coding sequence ATGGACACTACCTCCGTTTCTGACATCAGCCTGACGCGCATCGGGTCGCGCGCCATCGTACTGGGAATCGCGGCCATCGTCCTGATCCTGGCGCTGGCGGCGGTTCTGCTGTTCCTGAACCTGCCGGACACGAACGAGTTCAACGCGCGTGTGCTGCAGATCTTCAATGAGAACGCCGATCTGACCGGCAACGCCGAGTTGCGGCTGCTGGAGATTCTGGCGCAATCGGGCACCACCTTTGCCGAGGTGCTGGTCAGTTATCGCGGCGTGATCTTCGTGCTGATCCTGTTCGCCAGTCTGCTCCTGATCACTTCACTGGTGCTGGTGCTAGCCCTGATCGCGCTGAACCGCAAACTGGCGCAGGTGCAGAAGACCGGGATTCAGGTGTCGTCGCTGGTGATCAGCCGGGCCGAGCGCAAGGTTTATATCAACGATCTGGAATTCAACCTGACCGAGGCGGCCGTCGAGGCCATCGCCGTGCTGGCCGAGGCCCGCATGGACGGAGAGATGCTGACCGGCACGCAGCTGGAATCGGTGATTTCTGGCCGTCGCGAGTCTGACTGCGAGGAGGCCGCCGGTGCCACCCGCATCAAACGCCTGCGCGATTCACTGGGCAACCAGATGGTCAGCGAACTGCTGGTGCGCAACATCGCGCGGCAAGGCTATATGCTGGCGGTCGAGAAAGACGTCATCCGGATGATCTGA
- a CDS encoding ribonuclease HII yields MTNPRTTPDFAFEAALSPLRVAGVDEVGRGPLAGPVTAAAVILDPARIPEGLNDSKKLTERARDRLAIEIRDSALAYAVAHASVEEIDSLNILRASHLAMRRALEALQPAAQHALIDGNRLPEGLVIPADTVIKGDARSVSIAAASILAKVERDAIMRELSLTNPGYGWEKNAGYPSPAHLLALTALGITPHHRRSFAPVRKMLC; encoded by the coding sequence ATGACCAATCCACGCACCACCCCCGATTTCGCCTTTGAAGCCGCTCTCAGCCCCCTGCGCGTCGCAGGGGTCGATGAAGTGGGGCGCGGCCCTCTGGCGGGCCCTGTGACCGCTGCGGCGGTGATCCTTGACCCTGCGCGCATCCCCGAAGGCCTGAACGATTCCAAGAAGCTGACCGAGCGTGCCCGCGACCGGCTTGCCATCGAGATCCGCGACAGCGCACTTGCCTATGCCGTAGCCCATGCCAGCGTCGAGGAGATCGACAGCCTCAACATCCTGCGCGCCAGCCACCTCGCCATGCGCCGCGCGCTGGAGGCGCTGCAGCCTGCCGCGCAGCACGCGCTGATCGACGGCAACCGTCTGCCCGAGGGATTGGTCATTCCCGCCGACACCGTGATCAAGGGCGATGCACGCTCGGTGTCGATTGCGGCGGCGTCGATCCTTGCCAAGGTCGAACGCGACGCGATTATGCGTGAACTTTCTCTGACAAACCCCGGATATGGTTGGGAAAAGAACGCGGGGTACCCCTCTCCGGCGCATCTGTTGGCGCTAACGGCCCTGGGGATAACCCCACATCATCGCCGTTCCTTTGCCCCCGTGCGCAAGATGTTGTGTTAA
- a CDS encoding branched-chain amino acid ABC transporter permease codes for MRFHFKTSYDHDIRLFPDRWTLSVYGALLVLMLVLPWIIDSFYLGEVTNVLIWAVAGLGLMLLTGQTGQVSLGHSAFMALGCYSCVIMMENGVPILLALPLAGVLTGVIGAIIALPALRLHGVYLAIFTLALAILADDVIVILSPWTGGVNGKFAPEIWIFGIEINRWANPASWYFLALGTAVVVTLLYRNLLRAPLGRAFAAVRDSEISAQAMGVDVARTKTLAFGLSCAFAGLGGALLGLFAGAFNNETFNFLISIQLLMMIIIGGLGFIHGAFLGAIVIAFLPQFLSILTDNLGSASIPGLETGVFGMLLIAFILFEPMGLYGRWLKMRTWLELFPFARRDMFRRQKTYLKTERLR; via the coding sequence ATGCGGTTTCACTTCAAGACAAGCTACGACCACGACATCCGCCTTTTCCCCGACCGCTGGACCCTGTCGGTCTATGGCGCACTGCTGGTGCTGATGCTGGTGCTGCCGTGGATCATCGATTCGTTTTATCTGGGCGAAGTCACCAACGTGCTGATCTGGGCCGTTGCCGGTCTGGGGCTGATGCTGCTGACCGGGCAGACCGGACAGGTCAGTCTGGGGCATTCGGCCTTCATGGCGCTGGGCTGCTATTCCTGCGTGATCATGATGGAGAACGGCGTGCCCATCCTGCTGGCGCTGCCGCTGGCCGGGGTACTGACCGGGGTGATCGGCGCGATCATCGCCCTGCCCGCCCTGCGGCTGCACGGCGTCTATCTGGCGATCTTCACGCTGGCGCTGGCGATTCTGGCCGACGATGTGATCGTTATCCTATCGCCGTGGACCGGCGGCGTGAACGGCAAGTTCGCGCCCGAGATCTGGATCTTCGGCATCGAGATCAACCGCTGGGCCAACCCGGCCAGCTGGTATTTCCTCGCCCTTGGCACCGCCGTTGTCGTCACCCTGCTCTACCGCAACCTGCTGCGCGCACCCTTGGGCCGCGCCTTTGCCGCCGTGCGCGACTCGGAAATTTCGGCGCAGGCGATGGGTGTCGATGTCGCCCGCACCAAGACGCTGGCCTTTGGCCTCAGCTGCGCCTTTGCGGGCTTGGGCGGGGCGCTGCTGGGCCTGTTCGCCGGGGCGTTCAACAACGAGACCTTCAACTTCCTGATCTCGATCCAGTTGTTGATGATGATCATCATCGGCGGGCTTGGCTTTATCCACGGCGCGTTTCTGGGCGCGATCGTCATCGCCTTCCTGCCGCAGTTCCTGTCGATCCTGACCGACAACCTCGGCTCGGCCTCGATCCCCGGGCTGGAAACCGGCGTGTTCGGCATGCTCTTGATCGCGTTTATCCTGTTCGAGCCGATGGGCCTGTACGGTCGATGGCTGAAGATGCGCACCTGGCTGGAGCTGTTCCCCTTCGCCCGCCGCGACATGTTCCGCCGCCAGAAGACCTACCTCAAGACGGAGCGTCTGAGATGA